CGAATCGAATAACTCGTTGAGTTGTTTAATTGTCTGCATTGTCCTGCTCCTTGGCTTGAGTTGTTGAAAGTGCTTTCTTCTGCTTGCGGTGCCAGTTGACCCGGCAGATGGTCGTGCAGAATCGCTTGTACCAGCAATTCCTTCGATCCATCTCTTTGCCGCAGTTCCAGCATGTTTCCTTCTCAGTCATCGTTGCTCCAAACTGTTATCCGTGGGTCTTCACTAATTTTGGGCCGGTGGTTGGTGCCGCCGGGTGGTTGCACTGACGGTCCCAATCGTGGCGATGGGGAATAAGCACGGTGGTGTCGAGGTCCCCTGCGGCTCTTTCCGAAACGGCAATGTGCCCGTCGTCACCGGTGGTCAAGTACTCCGGCAAGAAATCGCCTTTCTCGGTCTTCCTCTCCAACGCACGAGCCTCATGGAGCACCAACGCCATGCGGAGGTGGTAGACGATCCGCTCGTTGTTTGGGTGCGGCATGCAGTTGGCACAGTGACGAGTACGGTCGATCAGAATGCGAATCACTTCCTGTGTGGTGGTGCCGTCGTGCTGTTGCCCTGGCTGCTTGTTGACGAAGATCAAACGCTGTTCACGGGCATCACGATCTGCACTTGCGGGGGCATTCTCGCCACGAGTACCTGCGTTGCGAACTGCGGGTTTATAAATGTGCCCTGTTTCAATGACTTCCATGTCTATTCTCCTTTTTGCTTACCTCGGTAAGTGAATTCTTCCTCGGTTACTGAAGACGACCGTAGCGCGTTGTAACGGTCGTGTCAACACAATAATTCAATCGACAGTCAGAATATTTCGTGCCACTCCTGACCCGTTTCTGCCTTTCTTCTTCGCTCCACGTTGGGACGCAGGAGAGGGCTAAACGGCTGGAGTCTGTCATGGCTCGGGACGTTCGTAATTTGTTGATTCAAGGGAATCAGAAACTCTCGCAGGCGATCTTTCACTGGGATCTACCTGCCGCCCTCACATGCCCCGGTTCGTCGGAGTTGTGTAGGGAAAAGTGTTACGCACTACGCCGTCGCTACCTGTTCCCCCAGGTCCAGGAGCGGCTGCAATACTGCTACGAGGTGAGCAAGCGGAAGGACTTTCCGACGCTCATGATCGAGGAGATCCGGCGGAAGGGTGCGGCGTTCGTCGTTCGCATCCATTGCGCCGGAGATTTTTTTTCACCGTCCTACGTCCGCAAATGGATCGAGGTGGTGAAGGGTTCGCCGAACACGCGCTTTTTCGGATATTCGAGGAGCTGGCGCGTGCAGGCCATCTACCCCGCTCTTTGCGAGCTGGCACAGCAGCCCAACATGCGGCTGTTCTTCTCGGCGGACTCTGAAACCGGAGCACCGCCGGAGCTGCCAGAAAACGTGCGCGTGGCGTGGATGATGGTTGAAGAGGAGGAACCGATCCCGGAAGTGGATTTGATCTTTCGTGACTTCCCGTTGCGGAAGAACTCACCGTCTCGGATCGGGTTAACCCTCATCTGCCCAAACGAAGTCGGCGATCACCGCAGTGACGAAGTGAACTGTGGTACGTGCGGTTTTTGTTGGAGGTAGTAAGGAACAAGCCGCTTGCGCGAGGCGTAACGCGGCTTGTTCTCCTCAATGTCTTTCGACATCCCTCCCCGGAACACTTCGAGGCTTTGAAGATCAGTTCGCGCCCGTGCTCAAATGTCAGGGCGGTTTTCTTCTAGCTCCGGAATTGACAGGCCTGTACGATGGCCCGAGAGTTTGTGCGATAAATCGAAAATTTGATTGAAAATTTGGCCAAATTCGGCGTTTCCGCACAGGCCCTGAGTTCCGATGCCCGTTTCGAGTGGCCCCTCTTCCGGCCCTTGGAGAATCAGCTTGAAGTACCTCAGACCGCTCGCCCTCGCCCTCCTGCTCGCCGCACCGGCAACCGGGAACGCCGCGTTCACCGTCACCGTACAGGAAGCCAGCGGCCCAGTCATCGCCATCTCCGACGGCGGCGCGCTCGACGCGGACGGGCTGATTAACGGGTCGATCACCGCCGACACCGCATCCCTGAATGCACTGCTGACGAACTTCTCGTTCTCATCCCTCGGCGGCACGTCCAGCCTACTGGGCGGCGGTCCGGCTGAAGTGACGGTGAGCGGCTTGGTCACCCGGCTGCCGGGCGCGGACTTTAGCACCGTAACCATCACCTCGGGCGATACCGGATTCACGTCCGGTAACCCGAAGAGCTTAGTGACCTCTGTCTCGGACACGTTTCAGAACACCACGTCCGGTGACTTGCGGACATTTCAGGGCGTGTTCGACGCGACGGCGGCGGGCGGTGCCTTCGTGACCTCACCCTTGTTCGTTTTCATCCCTCCCAATGGAGCGGGACCGTTCAACACCTCGAATCTGGGGTTCACAACGCCTCTTGGGGTCCAGCCGTCCCCATTCGACCTGACTACCACGACGGTCATCACCTTGGGGCCGAATCCGACGAGCGGTATCCAGTCCGACCAGTTCTTCGGCAGTGCCGGTGTCACCGCACCGATCACCCCCACTCCTGAGCCCGCCTCGCTCACTCTTCTCGCCACCGGTGCGGTTACGCTTCTTGCTTTCCGTCGGCGGAAGGCGGTCTGAGCCCGTAACTGTTGTTGAAGTTGGACACGCCCGAGGTCGGGCGTGGACTGCATGAGCAATCTCCCAGGCGACTGGTGAGGCTGCAAGGCAGTTAACTCACTTCTTCACCCGTTTGAGCACCACCAGCTCGAATCCCTTCTCCTTCTGAGGGTCCAGACCGGCCGGTCGGCTCTTTCCCTCGCCCATGTACAGATGCAGGATGAGCGTATCCCCGTCCAACTTGTAGACGGCCTCGGTGACGGCGTTCGGTCGGTCCGGGAAGATGCCCCGAAAATCGATACACTTCGGGTCGGTGGTTGGGTCGATGGCTACCACTTCGACCACGTCCCCGCCCTCGCTGATCAGGAACCGCCCCTTGAACTGGGCGATCTGCTCCTCCGGGGGCATCATTTCATCCCCGGCACTGATGTTCTTCTCCACCCGCCAGTGTCCCTGAAGGTTTTTCAGCTCCGTGCGAGCCGCCTCCGGCCACTTCTCGGTCGGATCGGGGAGTACGGCGAGCACCGACAGGACGACGACTGCAAGCATGACTTTACCTCCAGGATCTGACGAATACCCGATAAGAGTTTGGGGAAGCAAGATGAAGTGGCCAAGCGGAGGGCTCTGAGCTGTGGGTAACCACAGTCCCTTCGGCGACTTGGGGAGAGTCAGTTACCCAACTTCCTCTCTGCGGTCAGGTGGGGTACCTTCCTGCACCGTTCGGCCAGCTCACGCAGCCTCCTCTTCGGGGTCGCCGCGCTCGGCGCCAAAGTGCATCTGGGCGATCCGCAACACCGTGGTCGGTCCGTTATCCCTGTCCTCGATCTGGACAGAAAGA
The Gemmata palustris DNA segment above includes these coding regions:
- a CDS encoding GP88 family protein produces the protein MARDVRNLLIQGNQKLSQAIFHWDLPAALTCPGSSELCREKCYALRRRYLFPQVQERLQYCYEVSKRKDFPTLMIEEIRRKGAAFVVRIHCAGDFFSPSYVRKWIEVVKGSPNTRFFGYSRSWRVQAIYPALCELAQQPNMRLFFSADSETGAPPELPENVRVAWMMVEEEEPIPEVDLIFRDFPLRKNSPSRIGLTLICPNEVGDHRSDEVNCGTCGFCWR
- a CDS encoding PEP-CTERM sorting domain-containing protein gives rise to the protein MPVSSGPSSGPWRISLKYLRPLALALLLAAPATGNAAFTVTVQEASGPVIAISDGGALDADGLINGSITADTASLNALLTNFSFSSLGGTSSLLGGGPAEVTVSGLVTRLPGADFSTVTITSGDTGFTSGNPKSLVTSVSDTFQNTTSGDLRTFQGVFDATAAGGAFVTSPLFVFIPPNGAGPFNTSNLGFTTPLGVQPSPFDLTTTTVITLGPNPTSGIQSDQFFGSAGVTAPITPTPEPASLTLLATGAVTLLAFRRRKAV
- a CDS encoding TIGR03067 domain-containing protein; translated protein: MLAVVVLSVLAVLPDPTEKWPEAARTELKNLQGHWRVEKNISAGDEMMPPEEQIAQFKGRFLISEGGDVVEVVAIDPTTDPKCIDFRGIFPDRPNAVTEAVYKLDGDTLILHLYMGEGKSRPAGLDPQKEKGFELVVLKRVKK